In Rubrivirga marina, the following are encoded in one genomic region:
- the radC gene encoding RadC family protein codes for MPPDFRPGIALHEPDADEPEVQYDYVPIKERPEADRPREKLLTRGPAVLSDAELVGLVFGSGTRVGGRSVSAVELAQALIGAYGSLAKLARRDANQVAKATKGVGPAKAAQLAAVFEIGRRVEAAPPEDRVQVRSPADVAAAYGPRLRDLNREVFVVLHLNTANVVTAEYTLTTGGLAASIVEPRQVFERAILEHAASVVCLHNHPSGNPEPSREDVAITKQLCEAGKVLGIPVHDHVIIAGRGYTSLAERGLMG; via the coding sequence ATGCCGCCCGACTTCCGACCGGGGATCGCCCTCCACGAGCCCGACGCCGACGAGCCCGAGGTCCAGTACGACTACGTCCCCATCAAAGAACGGCCCGAGGCGGACCGGCCGCGGGAGAAGCTGTTGACGCGAGGTCCGGCCGTGCTCTCCGATGCCGAGCTGGTCGGCCTCGTGTTCGGGAGCGGGACGCGCGTGGGGGGGCGGAGCGTGTCGGCGGTGGAGCTGGCGCAGGCGCTGATCGGGGCGTACGGGTCGCTGGCGAAGCTGGCCCGGCGCGACGCGAACCAGGTGGCGAAGGCGACGAAGGGCGTCGGCCCGGCGAAGGCGGCGCAGCTGGCGGCCGTGTTCGAGATCGGGCGGCGGGTCGAGGCCGCGCCGCCCGAGGACCGCGTCCAGGTCCGCTCGCCGGCCGACGTGGCGGCGGCCTACGGCCCGCGCCTCCGCGACCTCAACCGCGAGGTGTTCGTCGTCCTCCACCTCAACACGGCCAACGTCGTGACGGCCGAGTACACCCTCACGACGGGCGGGCTGGCAGCGTCCATCGTCGAGCCGCGGCAGGTGTTCGAGCGGGCCATCTTGGAGCACGCGGCGTCGGTGGTGTGCCTCCACAACCACCCGTCCGGCAACCCGGAGCCGAGCCGGGAAGACGTCGCGATCACGAAGCAGCTCTGCGAGGCGGGGAAGGTCCTGGGCATCCCGGTCCACGACCACGTCATCATCGCGGGCCGGGGGTACACGTCGCTGGCCGAGCGCGGGCTGATGGGCTGA
- the truA gene encoding tRNA pseudouridine(38-40) synthase TruA — protein MPTTRLLIEYDGTDFRGWQIQPEGPTVQGAIEDALAVALRHPVAVVGSGRTDTGVHARGQVAHFVTEAAVDAFRLKASLNGLLPPSIAVLAVAPAPDGFHARYDARRRRYVYHAATEPRALDRRTRVHLWPAPDVDAMNEAARRLVGRHDFSSFCRTKSETTNRVCTVRLARWGPGARPGDFDFEVEADRFLHGMVRGIVGTLVEVGRGRRSPSDVADVLAARDRRAAGPAAPPHGLVLDRVEYDAPPA, from the coding sequence GTGCCCACCACCCGCCTCCTGATCGAATACGACGGCACCGACTTCCGGGGCTGGCAGATTCAACCCGAGGGGCCGACGGTCCAAGGAGCGATCGAGGACGCCCTCGCCGTGGCGCTCCGCCACCCGGTCGCCGTGGTCGGATCGGGGCGGACGGACACGGGCGTCCATGCGCGTGGCCAGGTGGCCCACTTCGTGACCGAGGCGGCCGTGGACGCGTTCCGGCTCAAGGCATCGCTCAATGGGCTCCTCCCGCCGTCGATCGCGGTGCTCGCGGTCGCGCCGGCGCCCGACGGGTTCCACGCCCGCTACGACGCGCGGCGGCGGCGCTACGTCTACCACGCGGCGACGGAGCCGCGCGCGCTCGACCGCCGGACGCGCGTGCACCTCTGGCCCGCGCCCGACGTCGACGCCATGAACGAGGCGGCGCGACGCCTCGTCGGGCGCCACGACTTCTCGTCGTTCTGCCGGACGAAGTCGGAGACGACGAACCGCGTCTGCACCGTCCGGCTGGCCCGCTGGGGGCCGGGCGCGCGGCCGGGCGACTTCGACTTCGAGGTCGAGGCGGACCGATTTCTGCATGGGATGGTCCGCGGCATCGTCGGTACCCTCGTCGAGGTCGGCCGCGGACGGCGGTCGCCCTCCGACGTCGCCGACGTGCTGGCGGCCCGCGACCGCCGCGCCGCCGGCCCCGCTGCCCCGCCCCACGGCCTCGTCCTCGACCGGGTCGAGTACGACGCCCCCCCCGCCTAG
- a CDS encoding arginine deiminase family protein, with protein sequence MSAEPAVAPLHIPSETGPLQQVVVHTPGEEMALVSPENAEELLFDDILFVEEAREEHATLVRLFQAAVGRDDAVLQVTALLHEAFDADEARTAFVDGLIERMPYRNFEAYESELKGLDADGLLRFATTGQAPFPVTALPTPNLMFTRDLSAVVGGHVLLSHAATAARAPESVIMETIYAHHPRFDEVRENVIELPDDVSFEGGDLLVVDERVVLIGQSERTSLGGVLAAARELLERTSVEHVIMVNLPKARYCMHLDTVFTFADPETCVVFPPIIEDAQDHTFVIEAVDGDTSDLRLRPRRTLREALEDVTGRTYSFVKCGGDDPVRQRREQWTDGANLFAIRPGLVVGYDRNRATYDALRAEGFHVVDAESFLDFYGDTAPSSDARIAVRLSGNELSRGRGGPRCMTMPLARTA encoded by the coding sequence ATGTCTGCCGAACCCGCCGTCGCCCCGCTCCACATCCCGTCCGAGACGGGCCCGCTCCAGCAGGTCGTCGTCCACACGCCGGGCGAAGAGATGGCGCTCGTCTCGCCCGAGAACGCGGAGGAGCTCCTGTTCGACGACATCTTGTTCGTCGAGGAGGCCCGCGAGGAGCACGCGACGCTCGTCCGCCTGTTCCAAGCCGCCGTCGGCCGCGACGACGCCGTCCTCCAGGTGACGGCCCTCCTCCACGAGGCCTTCGACGCCGACGAGGCGCGGACGGCGTTCGTGGACGGCCTCATCGAGCGGATGCCGTACCGAAACTTCGAGGCCTACGAGTCGGAGCTGAAGGGGCTCGATGCCGACGGCCTCCTCCGGTTCGCCACGACGGGCCAGGCGCCGTTCCCGGTCACGGCGCTCCCGACGCCGAACCTCATGTTCACGCGCGACCTCTCGGCCGTCGTGGGCGGGCACGTCCTGCTGAGCCACGCCGCGACGGCCGCCCGGGCGCCGGAGAGCGTGATCATGGAGACGATCTACGCCCACCACCCGCGCTTCGACGAGGTCCGCGAGAACGTGATCGAGCTGCCCGACGACGTGTCGTTCGAGGGCGGCGACCTCCTCGTGGTCGACGAGCGGGTGGTGCTGATCGGGCAGAGCGAGCGGACGAGCCTCGGCGGCGTGCTCGCCGCGGCCCGCGAGCTCTTGGAGCGGACGTCGGTCGAGCACGTGATCATGGTGAACCTCCCGAAGGCGCGCTACTGCATGCACCTCGACACGGTGTTCACCTTCGCCGACCCCGAGACGTGCGTCGTCTTCCCGCCGATCATCGAGGACGCGCAGGACCACACGTTCGTGATCGAGGCCGTCGACGGCGACACGTCCGACCTCCGGCTCCGGCCGCGGCGGACGCTCCGGGAGGCGCTCGAAGACGTCACGGGGCGGACGTATTCCTTCGTCAAGTGCGGGGGCGACGACCCGGTCCGCCAGCGGCGCGAGCAGTGGACCGACGGGGCCAACCTGTTCGCCATCCGCCCGGGCCTCGTCGTCGGCTACGACCGGAACCGGGCGACCTACGACGCCCTCCGCGCGGAGGGCTTCCACGTCGTCGACGCCGAGAGCTTTCTCGACTTCTACGGCGACACCGCCCCATCGTCGGACGCGCGCATCGCCGTCCGCCTCTCGGGCAACGAGCTCTCGCGCGGCCGCGGCGGCCCCCGCTGCATGACGATGCCGCTCGCCCGGACCGCCTAG
- the rho gene encoding transcription termination factor Rho — protein sequence MADKTSATADADAPETETTPSKRRRTRAHVIDLTDSGSGSTGDGAPAPAEEKPKRRSRKKADEPEAKTAEDQGADEGDEKPKRRRRTREAEPVASSDKLDEVEDDAPTKGQAKSQSDDDDSDDDSDDTSGGRRRSRKKRNRGKKNDGGGHPGEPFEGMLELIGDKKFGFIRELSTSLAKGDNDPFMPPPIIQKYNLRDGVRLKGTIKPGRKGAWQVTDVEEVMGMDPEEWAETSDFEDGMVIYPEDKLDLVAGPGDISMRVIDLVSPLGKGQRALIVAPPRAGKTFILKGMAAGLAQNHPEVKLVALLIDERPEEVTDFRRNTDCTVFASSNDAGEDNHVRVATLAFEYARRLVEQGNDVVILLDSLTRLGRTFNLYGGNSGRTMSGGLDARALLMPRKIFGAARNIENGGSLTIVATALVETGSRMDDVIFEEFKGTGNSEIVLDRDLSEKRIYPAINIRRSGTRNEERLVNPDIATQRNLLLRALNSRFPDEAMQALIKQIHASPSNEQMLIELIPE from the coding sequence ATGGCAGACAAGACGAGCGCGACGGCCGACGCCGACGCCCCCGAGACCGAGACCACGCCCTCGAAGCGCCGACGCACGCGGGCCCACGTCATCGACCTTACCGACTCCGGGTCGGGCTCCACCGGTGACGGCGCCCCGGCGCCGGCCGAGGAGAAGCCCAAGCGCCGGTCGCGGAAGAAAGCCGACGAGCCCGAGGCCAAGACCGCCGAGGACCAGGGCGCCGACGAGGGCGACGAGAAGCCCAAGCGCCGCCGCCGGACCCGCGAGGCCGAGCCCGTCGCCTCCAGCGACAAGCTCGACGAGGTCGAGGACGACGCGCCCACGAAGGGCCAGGCGAAAAGCCAGTCCGACGACGACGACTCGGACGACGACTCCGACGACACCTCGGGCGGTCGCCGGCGGAGCCGCAAGAAGCGGAACCGCGGCAAGAAGAACGACGGCGGCGGGCACCCGGGCGAGCCCTTCGAGGGCATGCTCGAGCTCATCGGCGACAAGAAGTTCGGCTTCATCCGCGAGCTCTCGACCTCGCTAGCGAAGGGCGACAACGACCCCTTCATGCCGCCGCCGATCATCCAGAAGTACAACCTCCGCGATGGCGTCAGGCTAAAGGGGACCATCAAGCCGGGACGCAAGGGCGCCTGGCAGGTCACCGACGTCGAGGAGGTCATGGGGATGGACCCCGAGGAGTGGGCGGAGACGTCCGACTTCGAGGACGGCATGGTGATCTACCCCGAGGACAAGCTCGACCTCGTGGCGGGCCCCGGCGACATCTCGATGCGCGTCATCGACCTGGTGTCGCCGCTCGGGAAGGGCCAGCGGGCCCTCATCGTGGCGCCGCCGCGCGCCGGCAAGACGTTCATCCTGAAAGGGATGGCGGCCGGCCTCGCCCAGAACCACCCCGAGGTCAAGCTCGTCGCGCTCCTCATCGACGAGCGGCCGGAGGAGGTCACCGACTTCCGCCGGAACACCGACTGCACCGTCTTCGCCTCGTCGAACGACGCCGGCGAGGACAACCACGTCCGCGTCGCGACGCTCGCCTTCGAGTACGCCCGGCGCCTCGTCGAGCAGGGGAACGACGTGGTCATCCTCCTCGACTCGCTCACGCGCCTCGGCCGGACGTTCAACCTCTACGGCGGCAACTCCGGCCGGACGATGTCGGGCGGCCTCGACGCCCGCGCGCTCCTCATGCCGCGGAAGATCTTCGGCGCGGCCCGCAACATCGAGAACGGCGGCTCGCTGACCATCGTCGCGACGGCCCTCGTCGAGACGGGCTCCCGCATGGACGACGTCATCTTCGAGGAGTTCAAGGGGACCGGCAACTCGGAGATCGTCCTCGACCGGGACCTCTCGGAAAAGCGGATCTACCCGGCCATCAACATCCGGCGGTCGGGCACGCGGAACGAGGAGCGCCTCGTCAACCCGGACATCGCGACGCAGCGCAACCTCCTCCTCCGCGCGCTCAACAGCCGCTTCCCGGATGAGGCCATGCAGGCGCTCATCAAGCAGATCCACGCGAGCCCGTCGAACGAGCAGATGCTCATCGAGCTCATCCCCGAGTAG
- a CDS encoding acyltransferase family protein, which produces MAVVAAPARPADPARLGAEAEALGPPRGRLVSLDVFRGLAIMGMILVNNPGTWSAIFPPLRHAEWHGWTPTDLVFPFFLFIVGVAIPLAFSKRLARGDDRGALVRKTIKRAAVLFAIGVGLGLFSRVWRAFEGVPLDLSDFRILGVLQRIALCYLAASLLFLYTSARTQLWIGAAILLGYWAALELVPVPGAGAGRLDVAAETLPAYVDRLVLGSQHLWAGADKLWDPEGLLSTLPAIVTTLLGIAAGRMVRQRDVAPVETAARMMALGLALTAVGSAWGWVFPVNKSLWTSSYVLLTGGLAFSVLGACYWAADVRGWRGWTRPFVVYGVNALLVFVGSSLLAQTLARISVGESSLQAWLFQTVFAPPGPPEVASLLYALVWIGGWFLVLRALYRRGIVWKV; this is translated from the coding sequence ATGGCCGTCGTCGCCGCGCCCGCCCGTCCCGCCGACCCCGCCCGCCTCGGCGCCGAGGCGGAGGCACTCGGTCCACCGCGCGGGCGCCTCGTCTCGCTCGACGTCTTCCGTGGACTGGCGATCATGGGCATGATCCTCGTCAACAACCCGGGGACGTGGAGCGCCATCTTCCCGCCGCTCCGTCACGCCGAGTGGCACGGGTGGACGCCGACGGACCTCGTCTTCCCGTTCTTCCTGTTCATCGTCGGGGTGGCGATCCCGCTGGCGTTCTCGAAGCGGCTGGCGCGTGGGGACGACCGGGGCGCCCTCGTGCGGAAGACGATCAAGCGGGCGGCCGTGCTGTTCGCCATCGGCGTCGGGCTGGGGCTGTTCTCGCGGGTCTGGCGGGCGTTCGAGGGCGTGCCGCTCGACCTGAGCGACTTTCGCATCCTGGGCGTCCTCCAGCGGATCGCGCTGTGCTACCTCGCCGCGTCGCTCCTCTTCCTGTACACCTCCGCGCGGACGCAGCTCTGGATCGGGGCCGCGATCCTGCTCGGCTACTGGGCGGCGCTTGAGCTGGTCCCGGTCCCGGGCGCTGGGGCCGGGCGCCTCGACGTGGCGGCCGAGACGCTGCCGGCCTACGTCGACCGCCTCGTCCTCGGCAGCCAGCACTTGTGGGCGGGGGCCGACAAGCTGTGGGACCCGGAGGGACTCTTGAGCACGCTCCCCGCCATCGTCACGACGCTCCTGGGCATCGCGGCTGGGCGGATGGTGCGCCAGCGGGACGTGGCGCCCGTCGAGACGGCGGCGCGGATGATGGCACTCGGCCTCGCCCTGACGGCGGTCGGGAGCGCGTGGGGGTGGGTCTTCCCCGTCAACAAGTCGCTGTGGACGAGTTCGTACGTGCTGCTCACCGGCGGCCTCGCGTTCAGCGTCCTCGGCGCGTGTTACTGGGCCGCTGACGTCCGCGGGTGGCGCGGGTGGACGCGGCCGTTCGTGGTCTACGGCGTCAACGCGCTCCTCGTGTTCGTCGGGAGCAGCCTCCTGGCGCAGACGCTCGCGCGGATCTCGGTCGGCGAGTCGTCGCTGCAGGCGTGGCTCTTCCAGACCGTGTTCGCGCCGCCCGGGCCGCCCGAGGTGGCGTCGCTACTGTACGCGCTCGTCTGGATCGGCGGGTGGTTCCTCGTCCTCCGTGCGCTGTACCGTCGCGGCATCGTCTGGAAGGTGTAG
- a CDS encoding PorV/PorQ family protein, with translation MTRTLLILAFLVGALAAPTEAQTREVDGDERAGTAGASFLLVPTTARTTSLGNGLTGGLNTLSGVEALQSNPASLMANDGTEALFSYNNYVADIGVNYFGVAQAFGNSNIALSVMSWDFGDLVRTDAQFSDPSDLTFDASAVVVGASYARAFTDRIAAGVTVKAVNESIDNINGSAVAFDAGMTYTVGESGLQFGVSLRNFGTKMSYSGNGLSQSLQFDPNGGTFPVAIEADDYELPSLLNFGATYSRQFAGDLSASVLGNFRSNAYDQAEFAGGLELGYADLVYARAGVNVMPEQDMNEFEMWSVGAGVNVPVSNSSLSVDYAYRSMGDLGETNLITAKIGF, from the coding sequence ATGACCCGCACACTTCTCATCCTGGCCTTCCTGGTGGGCGCCCTCGCGGCCCCCACCGAGGCCCAGACGCGTGAGGTCGATGGGGACGAGCGCGCCGGCACGGCCGGCGCCTCGTTCCTCCTCGTCCCCACGACCGCACGCACGACGTCCCTCGGCAACGGCCTCACGGGCGGCCTCAACACGCTCTCGGGCGTGGAGGCCCTCCAGTCGAACCCGGCCTCCCTTATGGCCAACGACGGGACCGAGGCCCTGTTCAGCTACAACAACTACGTGGCTGACATCGGCGTCAACTACTTCGGCGTGGCCCAGGCCTTCGGTAACTCGAACATCGCCCTCTCGGTGATGTCGTGGGACTTCGGGGACCTCGTCCGCACCGACGCGCAGTTCTCGGACCCGTCCGACCTCACCTTCGACGCCTCGGCGGTCGTCGTCGGCGCCTCCTACGCCCGGGCCTTCACGGACCGGATCGCGGCCGGCGTCACGGTCAAGGCCGTCAACGAGTCGATCGACAACATCAACGGCAGCGCCGTGGCCTTCGACGCCGGCATGACCTACACGGTCGGCGAAAGCGGGCTCCAGTTCGGCGTCAGCCTCCGCAACTTCGGGACGAAGATGAGCTACTCGGGCAACGGCCTGAGCCAGTCGCTTCAGTTCGACCCGAACGGCGGCACGTTCCCGGTGGCCATCGAGGCCGACGACTACGAGCTCCCGTCGCTCCTGAACTTCGGCGCGACCTACTCGCGCCAGTTCGCGGGCGACCTCTCGGCGTCGGTCCTCGGCAACTTCCGCTCGAACGCGTACGACCAGGCGGAGTTTGCCGGCGGCCTCGAGCTCGGCTACGCCGACCTCGTCTACGCCCGGGCCGGCGTCAACGTCATGCCCGAGCAGGACATGAACGAGTTCGAGATGTGGAGCGTCGGCGCCGGCGTCAACGTCCCGGTGTCGAACTCGTCCCTCTCGGTCGACTACGCCTACCGCTCGATGGGCGACCTCGGCGAGACGAACCTGATCACCGCCAAGATCGGGTTCTAA
- the tadA gene encoding tRNA adenosine(34) deaminase TadA: MALSSLLDPDRRWMRLALMEAERAFEAEEVPVGAVVVKGGQVVGRGHNQVERLADPTAHAEMLAVSAACQTLGTKFLDGCTLYVTLEPCPMCAGALVWARIDRLVFGALDEKAGAASTLYDIPGDRRLNHQIETVSGVEADAAADLLRSFFRQRRGAAPPDPTTVAGDGADGEPPPHRPAEPS; encoded by the coding sequence ATGGCCCTGTCTTCTCTCCTCGACCCCGACCGCCGGTGGATGCGACTCGCGCTGATGGAGGCCGAGCGCGCGTTCGAAGCGGAGGAGGTCCCCGTGGGCGCGGTCGTCGTCAAGGGAGGGCAGGTCGTGGGGCGCGGGCACAACCAGGTCGAGCGGTTGGCCGACCCGACGGCGCACGCGGAGATGCTCGCCGTCTCGGCCGCCTGCCAGACGCTCGGGACGAAGTTCCTCGACGGGTGCACGCTCTACGTCACCCTCGAGCCGTGCCCGATGTGCGCCGGCGCCCTCGTCTGGGCCCGGATCGACCGGCTCGTGTTCGGCGCGCTCGACGAGAAGGCCGGCGCGGCCTCCACGCTCTACGACATCCCCGGCGACCGCCGGCTCAACCACCAGATCGAGACCGTCTCCGGCGTCGAGGCCGACGCCGCGGCCGACCTGCTCCGTTCGTTCTTCCGCCAGCGGCGCGGCGCCGCTCCGCCCGACCCCACGACGGTCGCCGGCGACGGCGCCGACGGCGAGCCGCCGCCTCACCGACCGGCGGAGCCCTCCTGA
- a CDS encoding ribonuclease HII — MPDLSIEHRHWSAGRRVVVGLDEAGRGCLAGPVVAAAVVLPPEADLPGLDDSKTLTREAREALVPRIRREALAVGVGQCSPAEIDELNVLWASMEAMRRAAAALPLVPDVFLVDGNREVPNAPCPQETVVKGDGKSLSIAAASVVAKVTRDRVMVELDAAFPVYGWAGHKGYPTAAHYEALAAHGPSPHHRRSFRLTR; from the coding sequence GTGCCAGACCTCTCGATCGAACACCGCCACTGGAGCGCCGGCCGCCGCGTCGTCGTGGGGCTCGACGAGGCCGGCCGGGGCTGCCTCGCCGGCCCCGTCGTGGCCGCCGCCGTCGTCCTCCCGCCCGAGGCCGACCTTCCCGGGCTCGACGACTCGAAAACGCTGACGCGCGAGGCGCGCGAGGCGCTCGTGCCCCGGATCCGCCGCGAGGCGCTGGCCGTCGGCGTCGGGCAGTGCTCGCCGGCGGAGATCGACGAGCTCAACGTGCTGTGGGCGTCGATGGAGGCCATGCGCCGCGCCGCCGCCGCCCTCCCGCTCGTCCCCGACGTGTTCCTGGTGGACGGCAACCGCGAGGTCCCGAACGCGCCGTGCCCGCAAGAGACGGTCGTCAAGGGCGACGGGAAGAGCCTCTCGATCGCCGCGGCGTCCGTCGTGGCAAAGGTCACGCGCGACCGGGTCATGGTCGAGCTCGACGCGGCGTTCCCGGTGTACGGCTGGGCCGGCCACAAGGGGTACCCGACGGCGGCCCACTACGAGGCCCTCGCGGCGCACGGGCCGAGCCCGCACCACCGCCGGTCGTTCCGCCTGACGCGCTAG
- a CDS encoding shikimate kinase, whose translation MPPRIYLTGFMASGKSTVGPLLADRLGYRFVDLDWLVEAQTGRSVPDLFAEGEGVFRAAEATALRETTGGQGLVVSTGGGTLVTPQNLVVARGAGPIVWLRASVPVVLARVGDTEGRPMLAGRDGRPLRDEALRSRVADLLAAREPFYAQADLVVDADAEADVVARDAAEALARWRRGPAA comes from the coding sequence GTGCCCCCCCGCATCTACCTCACCGGCTTCATGGCCTCCGGCAAGAGCACGGTTGGCCCGCTGCTGGCGGACCGACTGGGCTACCGGTTCGTGGACCTGGACTGGCTCGTGGAGGCACAGACGGGGCGGTCCGTCCCGGACCTCTTCGCCGAGGGGGAGGGCGTCTTCCGCGCCGCGGAGGCGACGGCCCTCCGGGAGACGACCGGCGGACAGGGCCTCGTGGTCTCGACCGGCGGCGGCACGCTCGTCACCCCGCAGAACCTCGTCGTCGCGCGCGGGGCGGGGCCGATCGTGTGGCTCCGGGCGTCCGTTCCCGTGGTCCTCGCCCGCGTCGGCGACACGGAGGGGCGGCCGATGCTCGCCGGACGCGACGGGCGTCCCCTCCGGGACGAGGCACTCCGGTCGCGCGTGGCCGACCTCCTCGCCGCCCGAGAGCCGTTCTACGCCCAGGCCGACCTCGTGGTCGACGCGGACGCCGAGGCGGACGTGGTCGCCCGCGACGCGGCCGAAGCCCTCGCGCGCTGGCGGCGCGGGCCGGCGGCCTAG
- a CDS encoding YpdA family putative bacillithiol disulfide reductase, whose product MDARTDSSPVDLLIVGAGPIGLACALEAKRVGLTARVVEKGAIVNSLVGYPTQMEFFSTPELLEIGGHPLATTYYKPRREEALDYYRSVAQREGLDVRLGERVEQADGEAGAFRVVTSKGTHEARAVAVATGFFDQPNRIGVEGEDLPHVSHYYKEPYRYSGRKTVVVGAKNSAAKAALEINRHGGDVTLVVRGDEITTSVKYWIRPDLLNRIKEGAIEALYHTTVQAITPDAVRLATPDGERTVPADFVLLLTGYHPDYSLLEALGLTFEGPERAPVVDLDTMESTRPGVYLAGTVCGGYATSRWFIENGRIHAARIAAALAGLPVPDLQPQGQP is encoded by the coding sequence ATGGACGCACGCACCGACTCCTCTCCTGTCGACCTCCTCATCGTGGGCGCCGGCCCGATCGGGCTGGCGTGCGCCCTCGAAGCCAAACGCGTCGGCCTGACGGCGCGCGTGGTCGAGAAGGGGGCGATCGTCAACTCCCTCGTCGGGTACCCGACGCAGATGGAGTTCTTCTCGACGCCCGAGCTGCTGGAGATCGGCGGGCACCCGCTCGCGACGACCTACTACAAGCCGCGGCGCGAGGAGGCCCTCGACTACTACCGGAGCGTGGCCCAGCGCGAGGGCCTCGACGTCCGCCTCGGGGAGCGCGTGGAGCAGGCCGACGGCGAGGCCGGCGCCTTTCGCGTGGTCACGTCGAAGGGGACCCACGAAGCCCGCGCCGTCGCCGTCGCGACCGGCTTCTTCGACCAGCCCAACCGGATCGGCGTCGAGGGCGAGGACCTGCCCCACGTCTCGCACTACTACAAGGAGCCGTACCGCTACAGCGGCCGGAAGACGGTCGTCGTCGGCGCCAAGAACTCGGCGGCCAAGGCGGCCCTCGAGATCAACCGCCACGGCGGCGACGTCACGCTCGTCGTCCGGGGCGATGAGATCACGACGAGCGTGAAGTACTGGATCCGGCCCGACCTCCTCAACCGGATCAAGGAAGGCGCCATCGAGGCCCTCTACCACACGACGGTCCAGGCCATCACGCCCGACGCCGTCCGCCTCGCGACGCCCGATGGGGAGCGCACCGTGCCGGCCGACTTCGTCCTCCTCCTCACGGGCTACCACCCGGACTACTCGCTCCTCGAGGCGCTCGGGCTCACGTTCGAGGGCCCCGAGCGCGCGCCGGTCGTCGACCTCGACACGATGGAGTCGACGCGGCCCGGCGTGTACCTCGCGGGGACCGTCTGCGGCGGCTACGCCACGAGCCGGTGGTTCATCGAGAACGGCCGGATCCACGCCGCGCGGATCGCCGCGGCGCTGGCCGGGCTGCCGGTCCCGGACCTCCAGCCCCAGGGCCAGCCCTAG